The nucleotide sequence TACCGGGGACGGGGACGGGGACGGCGGGGACCTGAGCGTGGCGCCGGGGAGAGTTGCCGGAGCTGGTCGGCGAATACGGCTACTGAGCGTTACTTAAACGCGCCACTTAAACGTGTAGGTTGACTGAGCGGGTAAGCTAGCCCGCAATCGCGGGGTTTGGCAAGAGGTCTGTCGGAGCTGTCAGAGGGTGGGGATGCATGGACGGGACGTCCAGAGGCAGACGGGCGACCAGCGGGGACGTCGCACGGGAGGCCGGAGTCTCGCGGGCGACGGTCAGCTACGTCCTCAACGACACCCCGCACCAGAAGATCGCCGACGCGACGCGTCGCCGGGTGCGGGAGGCCGCCGCCCGGCTCGGCTACGCGCCCTCGGCCGCCGCGCGCACCCTGCGGACGGGGCGTTCGGACATCGTGCTCGGCGTGCTGCCGGACTGGCCGATCCAGCATGTGCTCGGACGCCTCATCCAGCAGCTGACCAACGCCTTCGCCGAACACGAGTTCACCTTCCTCGTGCACTCGTCGGCGCAGCCCGCCCGGCCCCTGCGGGAGATCTGGCGGGCCCTGACACCCGCCGCGGTCCTGGCCCTCAACGAGTTCCCCGAGACCGAGGCCGAGGCCATGCGCGCGGTGGGCATCGAGGTCGTCATGACGATGCACGGCTCGGCGTCGGGAGACGTCCGATCCCGGCTGGTGTCCGAGGAACCGATCGGCGCGCTGCAGGCCCGCCATCTCGCCGGCTCGCACCATCGGCTCGGCTACGCCTACCCGGACCTGCCACGACTCGACGTCCTGGCCCGGCCGCGGCTGGAGGGTGTCCGCAACGTCTGCGCCGAACGCGGACTTCCCGAGCCCCACGTCCGCACCGTCCCGCTGGAGCTGAACGGCGCCATGGAGGCGGTGAAGACATGGCTCGCGGCCGACCCTCCGGTGACGGGCATCTGCGCGTTCAACGACGACATCGCCATGGCCGTGCTGCTGGCCCTGCAGTCCCTCGGGCTGCGCGCCCCGCACGACCTCGCCGTGATCGGCGTCGACGACATCCCCAGCTCGGCCCTGCTGCGACCGTCGCTGACCACGGTCGTCCGCGACACCGACACCCTCGCCCGCGGGCTGGCCCGCCGTGTCGTCGACGCGCTCGACCGGAAGGAGGCTCCGGCCGACCCCGTCGAGGACCCGCTGCGGGTCGAGGTGCGGGACTCGGCCTGACCGGATGCGCGGTCGGCCGGCCGACGGCGGCCGAGGCCGCGACGGACCCGAACCACCGCCGGGTCCGGGCGCGCCCCTTCCGACGACCCACCGCCGTACGGCAGCCGCACGACGCGAAAGGCAGCGCTCGCCGGCTCCGGGAACGGTCGCGCTCCGTGAGGAGGCTGGACGGCGAGCGGGGCGTCCGGTTACGGTTCCGCCCGTCTCCTTCGGTGCGAGGCGTCCCGCGGCACCCGGACGAACCACGAGGCCGCGGCCCGCTGTTCCGCTGGAGACGTACGGCCCCGCACGGCCCACCAGCAACAAGCGCACGAGCCCGGGCCGTACGACCGCGTACGCCAGGGCCCCGGCCCCGTTCGCCTCGACGCCCGTCCGCTCTTCCTCGCAGGCACCCCTGCGCTCGGCGGGCGGACATCCCCGGGGCACGGCTCCGCCCCGGCGCGACGGCTGTCCCGACGGGCCGCGACGACGTCGACGATCAACCTTCAGGAGGTCCAGATGACCATGCCCCCTCCGCCGTTCGACCCGGAGCTGGCCGCCGTTCTCGCCGAACTGGGCGACCAGGCGCCGACCACCGCGACCCCGGACGACATCCCCGCGGCGAGAGAGCGGCTCAATGGCGAGGTCCCCCTCCTGTCGAACGGCGAACTGAACTGTGGCGGGCTCTTCGACATACAGGAGCGGTCGGTGCCCGGCCCGCCGGGCGCGCCGGACGTCTCGCTGCTGATCTGTCGGCCCACCTCCGTGCCGGGTCCACGCCCGATCGTCTACTTCACTCACCCCGGCGGCATGATCGTGGGCACCAACCGACTGGGCCTGCCCCTGGACTGGGCCGAGGAACTGGGTCTGGTCGTGGTGTCGGTGGAGTACCGGCTCGCTCCCGAGCATCCGCACCCGGCACCGGTCGAGGACTGCTACGCGGGCCTTCTGTGGACGGCCGCGCACGCCGAGGAGATCGGCGGCGATCCGGACCGCGTCGTCCTGGCCGGAGGAAGCGCGGGCGGTGGACTCGCCGCGGCCCTGGCCCTCCTCGCACGAGACCGCCGGGGCCCTCGCCCCCTCGGCCAGTTGCTGATGTGCCCGATGCTCGACGACCGCAACGACACCGCGTCCGCCCGCCAGATGGCAGGACTCGGCGTATGGGACCGCACCGCCAACGAAACGGGCTGGAAAGCGCTGTTGGGCGAGGCGCGCGGCACCGACGACGTCGAGCCCTACGCCGCCCCGGCCCGCGCGACCGACCTCTCCGGTCTGCCTCCGGCCTTCATCGACGTCGGCTCCGCGGAGACCTTCCGGGACGAGGACGTCACGTACGCCACCAGGATCTGGCAGGCCGGGGGCAGCGCCGAACTGCATGTGTGGCCGGGCGGCTTCCATGGCTTCGACGGCCTCGTGCCCCAGGCAGCCCTCTCGGTCGACGCCCGCGAGGCGCGTCTGCGGTGGCTCCGGCGACTGCTGGGAGAATGACGGGAGAGGGCCGCGCTCCGCGCCGGCGGCCCACCCCGCGCAGTCGTCGCTGCACGGGGCGGGCCGATACGGCAGACGCGGCGCGGCCGATGCGGTTCCGCCGCTCCAGGAGAGCTTCGGCCGGGTCCGGTCAGGGTGCCGCCGCATCACGGACGAGGGCGGTGTCGACGAACTGTTCGAAGCGGACGATGAGTCCACCGCGTACGACGAAGTGGTGCGCGACGCGGACGTCGATCGCTTTGGTGGTGGCCTTGTTGACGGCGGTGTAGCGGGCGAGGACGACGACGTTCTCGCCGTCGACGACGTAGGTGTCGTCGTGGGCGGTCCAGCCGTCCCAGTCCTGGCCGAGCTTCTCCATCACGTTGGCGGTGACACCGTCGGGGGTGCGGTAGGTCCCGGCGAGGGGGAAGCCGGCCATCTCCGTCCACTCCACGTCGGGGGCGAGGGTGGCGCGCAGGGCCTCGAGGTCGCCGGCGGCGGAGGCGAGGTACTGGCGGCGTACGACGTCGGCGGGTGCGGTGGAGGTGGCGAACTCGCTCATGTTCAGCCCCACTTCATTTCGCCCTTGGCGACCTTCGCACCGATCTGGGCGGCGATGAGCATGCCGTTGTCGGGGTAGCGCTTGATGAGGGCTTCGGTGAGGGCGGCGCCGTCGGCGGCCTTGTCCAGTTCCTCTTCGAAGGCGAGGAGGTAGGCGCGGGTGGCGGCGATCGCGGAGGCGTCGGCCGGGGTGCCGGGCAGGCGGTGGCCGGGGACGACGAGTTGCGGGTCCAGGGCGGCCATCTCGTCGAGCAGGTCGATCCAGGCGGCGCGGTCGCCGGGGGTGGCGGTGTCGGCGACCCAGACGTGCTCCTGCTGGAAGAGCAGGACGCCGCCGAGGAGGGCGCGGTGCTCGGCCTGCCAGAGGTAGTGGCGGTCGGGCAGGCCGGCGGGGCCGCCCCGGAGCGCGAAGCGGTGGCCCTCCAGGGTGAGGTCGTCGGTCAGCGGGGTCAGGTCGACCAGGCGGGTGGGGAGGTTCGCGCCGAGGGCGGCCCACGCCTTGAGCTTGCCCTCGTAGGAGTGCTGGATGTGGTCGATGACGATCGGGGTGGCGACGAACACGGCGTCGGGGAAGGCGTCGGCGATCACTTCGGCGCCGAAGTAGAAGTCGGGGTCGGCATGGCTGACGAAGACGGTTGTCAGGTTCTTGCCGGAGTCGAGGATCTCGGCGGCCAGCCGGTGACCGTCGGCGCGGGTGAAGGCGGCGTCGACCAGCAGCGCCTCGGTCTCGCCGGTGACGAGGGTGGCGGTCTTGTTCTTGCTGCCGGCCGGGAAGTCCAGGTCGAGGACCTTGAAGGCGAGGGTGCTCACGGGGAACTCCTTGATGGGGGTGGGGACAGGGAAGGTCAGGAGGTAAGGGTGGCCGCGTAGGACGCCAGCCGCTTGTCGACCTCGTCCGCGGTGGCGCGGCCGTAGGCCAGGGGAGTGACGGAGTCGCCCTCGACGGCCAACAGGGTGGGGAATCCGGTGACACCCAGCTCGGCCGCGCGGCGGAAGTCGGCCTGGGCGGCAGCCCGCGCCTCGGGCGACTCGAAGGCGGCCACGACCGCGTCGGAGTCCAGTCCGGCGGCCTCGGCGACCGCGCGGTACGTGGCCGGGTCCGACAGGCTGCGGCCGTCGGCGTAGAAGGCGTGCTGCACCTCCGTGGCCAGGGCCGCGGCCCGGTCGGGGGCGGTCTGACGCAGCGCGGCCGTGCCACGGGCGGCGGCCTCGGAGTCCATGACGAACGAACCGTCGGCGATCAGCCGCTCATAGCCCTCGCCGAACTCGGCACCGGTCAGCTCCGCGATCTGTGCGTTCGCGCCCTGGACATGACCGAACTCGCGGATCGGCACCCGGCGCGATCCGGTGAACAGACCGCCGGAGACCACCTCCACCGGCAGTTCGGGGTGGCGGGAGACCACCTCGCGGAGGGTCACGGAGAAGCCGTGGGACCAGCCGCAGTAGGCGTCGAAAACGTAGACCAGCTTCATCGTGACCTCAAACAGGCGTGTGACGGCCCGCCCGGTGCGGGCGATCACCTGACAGAACAGTAACTGACGTGTCAGGTATTTCTGATTGCGTGTGAGGTGGGTCACATGTGCGTGCGGGTGGGTCACATGGGCGTGTTCGGGTCGGGATGTCAGGAGGGGCGTCGGCGTGCGGGTCAGGGCAGCCGGGGCAGTACGTCCCGAGCCGTATGACTGAGGATGCGAAGATCCTCCGCGAACCGCTCGCGGTCTGCCACCGGGAGAGGGCTGATGAAGTGCTTCTTGATGTTCTCGACATGGACCACGGCGGCGCGAACTGTCGTCTCCTCGCCCAGCGGAGTCAGCCGGACCAGCTTTCCCCGCCGGTCGGCAGGGGACTCCTCCCGGGTCACGAGCCCGGCCGCCTCCATGCGGTCCACCAGGCGGGTCGCTCCGCCGGTGGTGAGGATCTGCTCCTGGGCGATGGCCCGCATGGGCAGTCCCGGCTCGCCCGCCCGCCCGAGGATCAGCAGCACCTCGAACATCAGGTGGCTGATGCCGCACTCGACTTCGAGCGCCCGCCCGAGGATGTACTCCAGCCGGTTGGCCGCCCCTTGCAGCCGCCCGAACGCCAGGACGAGTTCGTGGTCGGCGGCCTCCTTGGCCGTACTGATCCCTGCCTGCTCGCTCACGGTCGCGCCGCCCCTCTCCTGGTCCCGACTGCCACCGTACCGATCTTGCCCTGGGTGAGGGGAGCGGCAGCCGACAAGGCCCACCCGGGCACGGGGTGGGCGAAGGGTGTCTGAAGCGGTGCCGACGCCCGCGGCACCGCCCGCCGCTAGGCCCCCGGGTGCAGGCCGAGCCGGCCGGGCGTCGGGTCGCCCTTGACCTCGCCGAAGTAGAGGGCGAAGGTCTGCTTCCAGCGCTCGACCCCGGCGCGGTCGGCCATGAAGCGGGGGAAGCCGTCCACGTTGGCGTTGGGGTACTTCCAGATCGGCTTCAGGCCGGCCGGGGGAGTGACGTCGGTGCGGACGGACCAGCCGTTGAAGGAACCGTTCTGCATCTCCGTCGACAACTGCCAGTTGAGGAAGAGCTTGGCGGCGGTGGAGTTCTTCGCCTGCTCCAGGATGGCCATGCGCTGGCCCCAGGCCATGAACGGGTGTCCGGCGCCGATCGCGAAGGTCACCGGGGAGGTGCTGACCGCGGACCCGGCTGTGCCGACGCCGATCGCCTTCTGCCCACCGAAGACGGCGTCGCCCGGGGAGTTGCTGCCCCGTGCGAACCGGACGTCCTGGGCGGCGAACCCGGCCACCCAGTCCCAGCCGTACGTGCGGGCGTACAGGGAGAAGAGATAGAGGACCGCGTCGTCGTCGTGCGGGAACGACGAGGCGATCCTGCCCTTCCACTTCGGGTCGACCAGGTCGAGCGGGGTGAGCGGCGTCCTCGAACCGACCGCCGCCGTGTCGTACATGAAGCTGAAGGCGATCGCGCCGGTGGCCACCCACGCGGCCTCCGGATCCTTGAACGCGTCGTACACCTTGGAGAAGCCGGCCGGCTTGTAGTGCAGCAGGCGGCCCTGCTGCTTCCAGCGGTCGAAGTCCTGAAGGGTCTGGAACTGGACGACGTCCGGCACCAGGGTGTCGGTGGCGAACTGGTTGTCGACCCGCACGTCGTGGTACTTGCTGTAGTCGACGATCAGCGTCAGGTCCATCTCGGGGAAGCGGGCCTTGAAGGCCGCCTTGGTGCCGTCCTGCTGGGTCGGGGTGTCGCCGCCCGCGTAGACGACGAGCTTGCCGCCCTCCGCGAGGGCGTCCCGGTACAGCTGGTCGAGCGTACGGGTCTCCTCGCGCCCGCCCGTACGGCGGGATCTCGCCGGCGAGGCGGCGGCCGGACCTGCCGAGGTGGCGAGCGCGCCGACCCCGAGGGCGGCACCGGCGCCGGTGGCAAGGACATGTCGCCTGCTGAAGCTGGACATGCTGAGGAGACCTCTCTGAGGGGGACGGATGACACCCGGGGCCTGGCTCCGCCACGGCCGTCGGGCGTCACTCATCCTGCTGCCACCGCCCTCGGATGGGCAACGTTTCCCAAACCTTCGAGCCCATATTCAACCGAACGATTGAACGCCCGCTGGAGCTCTCGGTGCGGGCCGCTCACTGCGCCGGTCGTGCCGTGGACCGGCGCGGCACGAGCGTGGGGGAGAGGGTGACCTGGGCCGACGTGCGGTCACGATCGGCGATCCGGTCCAGGAGGAGCCGTACGGCGTTCCGGCCCATCTCCTGGCCGGCCTGGTCGACGCTGGTGAGCGAGATCAGGCCGAACGCGGCGAACGTGGTGTTGTCGTAGCCGGCCACAGAGAGGTCGCCCGGAACGGACAGACCGGCGTCGGCGAGTGCTTCGAGCACGCCCATGGCGACGATGTCCGCCCCGGCGAAGAGGGCCGTCGGCCGGGCGGCGGCGGGCCGGGCCAACAGTTCCCGTGCCGCCCGGTGACCACCCTCCTGGCTGTAGCTGGTGGAGATCACATCGATCCGCTCCGCCAGCCCGTGCGCCCTCATGGCCTGCCGATATCCGTCCGCGCGCCGGGCGTTGGGCATCTCCGCGAGGCGCGTCGGATCGGTCTCGTGATGCTCGACGTGGGCGATCCGGTGGTGTCCGAGAGCGGCGAGGTGACGGACGACCAGGGCCGCCCCCTCGACATCGTCGTCGGTCACGGTGTCGTACACCGGAGAGGATCCGTGGCGGCCGACGACGACGGTCGGAACCGTGGCGGCGACATGCTCCAGATGTGCGCGTGAGGAGACCGGTGCGACCAGGATGAGGCCGTCCATGCCGCGGTCGATCATGGCCTCGGTGACCCTGGCCTCCGCCTTCTCGCCGTTGCAGCCCGGCCCCAGGAACACCTGGTAGTCGGTCTCCTCCAGTGCATCGGTGACGCCGTCGAGAATCTCCGGGAAGAACGGGTTGCGGATGTCGGGCAGCATCACGCCGATGGTGTACGTCTGCCCCCGGAGGCCTCGGGCGCCCGCGTGCGGCCGATAGCCCAACTCGTCCATCGAGAGGCGCACTTTGACCTGCATCTCGGGGCTGGCCCCGTAGGCGTTGCGCAGCACCTTGGACACGGAGGTGACGGAGACCCCGGCGTGTCGCGCGACGTCGACGATGGTGATCCTGCGACGTGGTGCTGTCGGCTCCATCCGGGGTCCTTGCCTGTCGGGGTGGCGTCGGGCGGCCGAGTCTAGGGCCGGATTCCGCAGCTCAGGGAGGCGGCCCGGAACGTGGACGCGCCGCCGTCGTCAGGCCACCGAAGTGTGTGCGCGACATCTTGACGTCATGCGGGAGGCTCCCTAAGGTCTGGCCACACCCTTTGGGAAACGTTACCCACAAAACGGTTCCGGCCCTGCGGCTCGGTGTCGGGACATCGTCGCTCCGCGTTGTCGAACCTCAGGACGTAGAGAACCGGCGGCGCCCCCTGGGGGCGCAGGGTCGGACGGCTGATCCAGCAAGTGTCTTGAATCGTTTCAAGAGAGGTTCGTAGTTGACTGCCACCCCGCATCAGAAACTTCCGGACGTCGACCGGCCCCCGGGCGTGGAACCGGCTCCACGGGGTCGTCGCGCGCGAACCGCCCCGCCTCGGCGTCGACGACCCCGCGCCGCGCCTGAGCCGGCGGGTGAGCGGAGCCGCAGCGGAACGGACACAGGCCGCCTGTCGCATCCGCGCGGCGCGCACCGAGAACGGCCATTCCCGAGCAGTGGGACATGGGCGACTCCAAGAACCACATGATCCTGCCGCAGATCGAGGAGTGGTTCCACAGCGGTGTGGTGGGCATCCGCCAGGCGCGCGGCAAGGCCGGCCGGCGCCAGCTGGTCATCGACCCTCGCCCGGTCGGCGACCTCACCCGTGCCGAGGGCAGCTATGGCACCCCGTACGGCGTGGTCTCCGCGCGATGGACCCGCAGGAACGGCAGGTACCGGCTCGACGTGGAGCTCCCGCCGAACACCACGGCGGAGATCCGGATGCCCACCGGCGACCACGCCACCCATGTGGTCGGCTCCGGCCGGCACACGTTCACCACCCGCGATCTGTGACCGATACCCCCGACCCCGATCGAAAGGACCCGAAGGCGTGAGCCACGAAGGGCGCAGTGCAGACCATGCCGACCACGATGGCCGCGAGGGGATCGCACCTCGCGGCGATGGACCGGCGTTACGTCGCCGAACCATGCTCGCGGCGACAGCCGGCGCCATGTCGATAGGAGCCAGTGCCATGTCAGGTGGAACGAGTGCGGCGGCGGAAGAATCCCCCCGCCCGCACGACAGCCCCGTAGGAGGGCTGACAGTGGAACACCGCACCGATCCCCTCGGTGTGGACGCCGACCGACCGCGCTTCGGGTGGCGTACGCGGTCCGCCGTCCGGGGCTGGCGGCAGGGGGCGTACCAGATCCTCGTCGCCAGTTCCCCGGACAGGCTGACCGCCACGCGTGCCGACGTCTGGAACAGCGGACGTGTGCGGTCCTCGGACTCGGTGGCCGTCCGCTACGCGGGCAGGTCATTGCGTGCCTCGACCCGTTACCACTGGACCGTAAGCGTCTGGGACGCCGAGGGCCGTGCGGCCGGCACCGCGTCTCCCGCCGTCTTCGAGACCGGCCTGATGAGCACCGACGGTGTGACCGGCTGGGACGGGGCGCGGTGGATCGGGATGAAGGGGAAGGCCCTCAACTCGGCCGGGGCCCCGATGCTGCGGAAGGAGGAGACCCTCAGGACCGGCAGCCGCCGGCAGGTGCGCGACGCGCGGTTGTACATCTCGGCCCTCGGCGTGTACGAGGCCCATGTCAACGGACACCGGGTGACCGTCGAACAGGACGGCGACCCCACGGTCGAACTCCTGCCGCCGGGCTGGACGAACTACGACGCCCGCGTCAACTACATGACCTATGACGTCACCGACCTCGTGCCACGCGCACCCGACGTCACCCTCGCCCTCGTCCTGGGCAACGGCTGGTACAACGGTCGTGTCTCCGACGGCAGCACCTACTACGCGAAGGACGGCAACGCCCTCGCGGTCAAGGCGAAGCTGCTGATCCGCTACTCGGACGGGACGACACAGACCGTCGTCACCGGGACGGAGGACGGCTGGAAGGCCACCGACACCGGCCCCTACCGGGCCGACGACATCTATGACGGCCAGACGTACGACGCCCGCAGGGAACTGCGCGGCTGGACCTCGCACGGATTCGACGACACCGCCTGGTCGGACGTGGAACGCGTCGCCTTCGAGGACAGGTACCCGGACGTGCGACTGCTCGCCTATCCGGGCGAGAGCGCGCGTTTCATGGCGCGCTGGGACCGGCGGCCGCAGTCCGTCACCGTCGCCACCGGCGTGACCGGACAGGACGGCAGCCCGCACGGCAGAGGGCGCATCGTCGTCGACCCGGCCCGCACCGTGACCGACCCCGCGAAGGCCGCCACCGCCCCGGTCACCATCGGCAGCGGCGAGACCGCGATCTTCGACCTCGGCCAGAACATGGTCGGCGTGGCCCGCTACGGCGTGCGCGGCCCGGCCGGCGCCAAGGTCGAGTTCGGGTTCGCCGAGATCCTCAACGACGACAGCGCCGGCGCCGACGGCCCCGAGGGTTCCGTCTACCGGGCCAACCTCCGCAGCGCCAAGGCCACCAGCACGTACATCCTCAAGGGCGACCCGAAGGGGGAGACCCATCAGGACTCCCTGACCTTCTACGGCTTCCGCTATGTGGCCGTCACGGCGTCGGACACCGTCACGATCACCCGGCTGACGGGCAAGGTCGCCACCTCCGCGGTCCGCGAGATCGGGACCGTCACGACGAACGATCCCGACGTCGACAAGCTGGCGAGCAACATCCGCTGGGGCCAGCGAGGCAACTACCTCTGGGTGCCCACCGACTGCCCGCAGCGCGACGAACGACTCGGCTGGACCGGCGACACCCAGGTCTTCGCCACGACCGGCCTCTACAACGTGGACGCCGGCGCCTTCCTCAGCCACTTCCAGGACACCGTCGTCGACTCCCAGAGCATCTACGGAGCGGACCAGGCGCAGTACACCGGCGTCGCGCCCGGCGGCCGCTACAACTTCCCCGGCGGCGGCAGCGGTTGGGCGGACTGCGGCGTCGTCCTCCCCTGGACCGTGTGGCAGATGACCGGCGACACGACCGTCGTCGAGCGCAACTGGCCGTCGATGGTCCGCTACCTCGACTGGATCCAGGAACAGACCGGCGACACCTACGCCGGACAGGGATCCCTCACCGGCGACTGGCTCGCCCCACAGAAGACCAGCGCCCAGCTCATGAGCGACGTCTACTACGGCTACTCCGCCCGGTTGATGTCACGGATGGCCCGAGCGATCGGCCGGGACGCGGAGGCGGAGACGTACGAGCGGCTCTTCGGACGTATCAAGCAGGCGTTCATCACCAAGTACCTGAGCACCGAGGGCGGCCGTGTCACCGTCCGGTCCAGCCTGGGGGCGGCCTCCCCGATCGAGCCGGGCTCCGACCCGAACCAGAAGACGGAGGACAACAGCCAGAGCGCGCTGCTGTGGGTCCTCAAGCTCGGCTTCTACGAGACCGAGGCGCAGCGCCGCACGCTCGTCGGACTCCTGGCGGACGACATCGGCAACGACGCGGCCTACAAGGAGGCGCACCCGGACAGCATCCGGGTCAGGTACGCCGAGAACACGCTGTCCGTCGGCTTCCTCGGCGTCAACGTCCTCGCTCCCGTCCTCACCGACGAGGGGCGCGCGGACCTGGCGTACAAGCTGCTGCACCAGGACGCGCTGCCGTCCTGGCTGTTCTCGGTGAAGAACGGTGCCACCACCGTGTGGGAACGCTGGAACTCCTACTCCGAGGACTCCGGGTTCGGCCCGGTCGGCATGAACTCCTTCAACCACTACGCCTACGGCGCGATCATGGAATGGATGTACGCGTACATGGCGGGCATCGCCCGCGACCCGGACGGCCCCGGCTTCAAGCGCTTCGTCCTGCAGCCCCATCTCGATCCCACGGGGAGGATCACCCGGGTCTCGGGCACCTACGAGTCGCCGTACGGTGAGATCCGCAGCGCGTGGCAGGTCGAGGGCGGGGGCCGGACCCTGACGTACGAGGTGGTCGTGCCCGCGAACAGCGAGGCCACCCTGCGCGTGCCGGCCGCCTCCGCGGACTCGGTCCGCGAGGGGCGCACCCCGCTGGCACGTGTGGACGGCGTGCGTCTCCTCGGCCACTCGGACGGCGTGTCCTCGTACCACCTGCCTTCCGGCCGGTACCGCCTGACCGCCGACCTGCGCTGACGGTGGACGGCCCGACACCACGATGTCGCGGTGTCGGGCGCCGCCTCAGCGCGGCTCGCGGACGGCGGCGACACCTCCCGGTGGGACGGTGACGGTGCCGTTGACCGGTGTGCTGGCGAGGAGTCCTTGGGAGGGTTCGAGCAGGGCCCAGGAGACGATGGCGACGCTGACCATGTGCACGTCGGCCTCGCGCATCAGGCGCATGTCCTCGGCCCGGGCCTCCTCCGGCCACTGCTAAAGATGGGCCGTCGATACGACCAGAAACAAACGCGATCGAACAAGTGCGATCGGTGACGTGTCGAAGAGTGAACGCTTCGACTTCTCGCTGTCAAGACTTCGTGGATCACGCGCCGCCCGCCACCCGGAAAGTGGCGCCCGGAGCAAGAAATTCCGTCGGCACTCTTGACGCGTACCCCTTCCGTCCACATAGATATGACCGCGCGGTCAGTGACCGCGCGGTCATATGGTTGACCTCGCTCGATACAGGCATACGCCCGTCGGGAGAAGCAATGACACCAGTGGTGGCACGCGGCACGGCTGCGGTCGCACCGCGCAGCGCGGACGTGGCCCGCCTGGCCGGCGTCTCGCGCAAGACGGTGTCACGCGTCCTCAACAACGAGCCGTACGTCTCCGACGAGGCCCGTCGACGCGTCCTCGAGGCCACGGAAGAACTCGGTTACCGGCTGAACCACGCGGCTCGGGCACTGGCCTCCGGCCGGAACCGGTCCATCGGTGTCGTGGCACTGGGGACGGCCGGATACGGCACCGCCTCGCTCCTCGTCGGCATCGAGAGAGCCGTACGGAACGCCGGGTACGCCCTGCGCGTGGTCAACACGGTGGACGGGGAACCGGACGACATCGCCGGCGCCGTGACCTCACTCCTGGAGCAGGGCGTGGACGGCATCGTCGTCTCCGAACCCATCGTGGAGGGGGAGGTGCAGGTCGGAATCGACGTGCCGCTTCTCTTCCTCGGGGCACCACCGGCCTTCACCTCCGCCCGGACCCTGACCGCGGGTGTGGGCGCGTACGAGCTGGCGAGGGCGGCCACCGATCACCTGCTGGATCTGGGACACCCGACGGTCCATCACCTCGCCGGTCCGGGGCAGTGGTACGCCTCGAAGGACCGTGTCGAGGGCTGGCGGGCGGCGCTCGCGGCACGGGGAGCGGACGAACCTCCCCTGCTCGAAGGTGACTGGTCGCCCGCTTCCGGCTACGAGGCAGGCCGTGAGTTGGCCGCCGACAGCTCCGTGACCGCCGTGTTCGCCGCG is from Streptomyces sp. NBC_01314 and encodes:
- a CDS encoding LacI family DNA-binding transcriptional regulator, with the protein product MTPVVARGTAAVAPRSADVARLAGVSRKTVSRVLNNEPYVSDEARRRVLEATEELGYRLNHAARALASGRNRSIGVVALGTAGYGTASLLVGIERAVRNAGYALRVVNTVDGEPDDIAGAVTSLLEQGVDGIVVSEPIVEGEVQVGIDVPLLFLGAPPAFTSARTLTAGVGAYELARAATDHLLDLGHPTVHHLAGPGQWYASKDRVEGWRAALAARGADEPPLLEGDWSPASGYEAGRELAADSSVTAVFAAGDEMAVGLIHALREAGRRVPDDISVVGFDGNPVFAYVTPPLTTVRQPFDEAAREGIKLLVHAIESPETDLPPVSEPPIELVVRGSTAPPRR
- a CDS encoding family 78 glycoside hydrolase catalytic domain; its protein translation is MSGGTSAAAEESPRPHDSPVGGLTVEHRTDPLGVDADRPRFGWRTRSAVRGWRQGAYQILVASSPDRLTATRADVWNSGRVRSSDSVAVRYAGRSLRASTRYHWTVSVWDAEGRAAGTASPAVFETGLMSTDGVTGWDGARWIGMKGKALNSAGAPMLRKEETLRTGSRRQVRDARLYISALGVYEAHVNGHRVTVEQDGDPTVELLPPGWTNYDARVNYMTYDVTDLVPRAPDVTLALVLGNGWYNGRVSDGSTYYAKDGNALAVKAKLLIRYSDGTTQTVVTGTEDGWKATDTGPYRADDIYDGQTYDARRELRGWTSHGFDDTAWSDVERVAFEDRYPDVRLLAYPGESARFMARWDRRPQSVTVATGVTGQDGSPHGRGRIVVDPARTVTDPAKAATAPVTIGSGETAIFDLGQNMVGVARYGVRGPAGAKVEFGFAEILNDDSAGADGPEGSVYRANLRSAKATSTYILKGDPKGETHQDSLTFYGFRYVAVTASDTVTITRLTGKVATSAVREIGTVTTNDPDVDKLASNIRWGQRGNYLWVPTDCPQRDERLGWTGDTQVFATTGLYNVDAGAFLSHFQDTVVDSQSIYGADQAQYTGVAPGGRYNFPGGGSGWADCGVVLPWTVWQMTGDTTVVERNWPSMVRYLDWIQEQTGDTYAGQGSLTGDWLAPQKTSAQLMSDVYYGYSARLMSRMARAIGRDAEAETYERLFGRIKQAFITKYLSTEGGRVTVRSSLGAASPIEPGSDPNQKTEDNSQSALLWVLKLGFYETEAQRRTLVGLLADDIGNDAAYKEAHPDSIRVRYAENTLSVGFLGVNVLAPVLTDEGRADLAYKLLHQDALPSWLFSVKNGATTVWERWNSYSEDSGFGPVGMNSFNHYAYGAIMEWMYAYMAGIARDPDGPGFKRFVLQPHLDPTGRITRVSGTYESPYGEIRSAWQVEGGGRTLTYEVVVPANSEATLRVPAASADSVREGRTPLARVDGVRLLGHSDGVSSYHLPSGRYRLTADLR